CCGTCCGCCGCTTTGTCCGCGGTGATGTTGTTGACCGAGTACGCCTGCTGCGGATTCTCGGTGAAGTAGCCGTTCTTGTTGTAGACGGTGACCGACCAGAATGCTTTCACCGGAACGTCTTTGACGGTCAGGCGGTAGACCGTGTTGCCGTCGTTGCGGGCCGGGGTGATGTTGAGGTACAGCGCCTCCTTCTCGGAGTTGCCGCCCCACGCCGCGGCCGCCCCGATCAAGTGCCGCACCGGGTCCGTGTCGGCCTCGGTGCCGAACATGCCCCGGGTGTCGGGGATGGTCTGGGCCAGCTCCAACAACGCGTCGGTGACCTTCTTCTGGCTGACCGGATCCCAGCGGGGCACGTCGAAGCTGCCGGTGTCGTCTTGTTGCGCGGTGATCGCGTCCTGCAGGCGGTGTGCTGCGGCCAGGTCGGCCGGATCGTTGGGATCGGCCAGGATGCGAATGGCGACGGCCACGTAGCGGGTTCCGGCATGTTGCTGATCCAGGGTGTGCTCGCCGCCGCCGTAGAACATGTCCGTGACGTATTCGTCCTGGTTGATCACCTGCGCTGACATGTACCGCTGGCCGGGATCGGGCAGGGTCAGGGTGACCGGACTGGCCTGCAGGTCGAACACCGCAGCCGAGTACAAGGTGTCGCGGTTGGAGCGCACCACCAGCTGCCTGTCGACCGGGGTTACGTCGCGCATGTGGAAGAAACGGCCGAAGCCGTTCTCGTTGACGATGTTGGTCAATTCCTGGTCGGTGACGGCCCGCACGAAGTTGTCCGGCGACACCAACACCATGCCGTTGGGGGTGCTGCGGGGCGCCAGGTTCGCCACTGGATCGGCGCCGGTCTTGGTCACCGTCAACCCGCATCCGCTCAGGACCAGTGCCGTCGCCACAGCGCCGAACGCAGAAAGCCATCGCATGGACATGCAGCGCAACCTACCGGTCGAAACCGGTTGATGTCGGCAACGGGTTTGACGACACGATCGCCCCAAACTGCGTGACGACTATTGCACCTCTTCCGGTCCGCACGTATGGTCCCAATAAAAATCAGCCGTGATTAAAAAGAGAAAATGGTTAACGAGATCGGGGGAGTAGTGGCCGTGGAAACGACCGGCAACACCGAAGCGCAGCGCCTTTCGCGGGCTTCGTCCTGGCTCCGCTCCTCGGGTCACGCACGGCGATTGGCGACCGCAGCAGTGGCGGTCGGCGGCGTGCTGTCGATGGTCATGGGCACCCCGCTGGGCACCGCCGGTAGCTCCGCACCTGCGGTGACGTTGACCGCGGGATATCAGCAGGCCCTCGATGCCCTGCTCGACGCCATGAAACAGGCACAGGCTTACGACCTGTCACTTCCCTATGCCTCGCCCGGCGACGCGGACACGCTGATGACGATGCTGCGCAACACCAACTACCAGCTGATCACCACCGGATTGTCGCGGGTCACCGAGCTGTTCAACGGAGTGTTCTTCCAATCGCCCGAAGTGGTCGCCGGGAACGTCGCCGACTCCCGCCAGTATTTCGACTACTTCACCCCCGACATCAACTACCACGTCACCGCGGGGCTGGCTCCCGGTGCGACCTACGTGCTGACCGGAACCCTCGGCGGGGCCACCGAGCACATGTCGATCAGCACCATGGCCGTCACCGGTGCCACGGCCCACACCATCGAGGACCTGGAACTCAACCACGGCCTGGTGGTCGACGACAAGGGCAACTTCACCATCTACATCGGGCCGGAAGCACCGGCGGGTGCGGTCAACTTCTTGGACTCCACGGACGCCACCGTCGGCGGCGCCGCGTCCCTGCTGATCCGCGACATGACGGGCGACTGGGCCAAGGGTCCGGCCAATATCAGCCTGCAATGCGTGGCCGACTGCCCGCCGTTCTTCTCCATCCCAGCCGGCGGATTCTTCCCCACCGAGGGGGGCGGAACCGACGTGCCGACCGAGCCGGCCAAGATCGGCTCCGTCGACGACGTGTTGAACATGCTGTTCAGCGCGTTCGCCCAGATCGTCGTGCCGTTCAACCAGCGCAGCATCGAAGGTGGGGCATCGGTGGGTATGGAGGTGCCCGCCAACACGATGATGACGCTGGCACCGGAGACCAGCTACGGAGTCGGTCTGGAGTCCGCGGTCGTCACCGGCGGCAACTGGGATCTGGATCCCGGCGAGGCGCTGATCCTCAAGGTGCCGAACGTCGAGGCGGCCTACAGCGGCATCGAGCTGATGAACGTCTACGGCGGCGCGCTGCCCTATGTCATGGCTCAGACCACCCTCAACCACACCACCACCTTCCACGCCGACGACGGCTACACCTATTACGTCATCAGCGCGACGAATCCGGGGGTGGCCAACTGGCTCGACACCGGTGGACTCGCCACGGGTGAGATCTTCGCGCGTTTCGAGAACGTCGACGATCGTGACGCCGCGATCGGCCTGGGGGTGACGGCGCAGGTGGTGCCGGTCGGCGACATCGCCCAGTACCTGCCCACCGACACCCCGACCGTCAGCCCGGAGGAGTTCGCCGCCGACATGGCCCGGCGGGTGATGTCATATGACTACGCGATGGACGTGTCCCGGATCCACGCCCAGCCCGCCTGGGTGCTGCAGCATCTGGAGCTCAACGCGCTGTCGGCGTTGATGGGCAGCGATAACTTTGAGTCGGTGTTCGGCAGCCAGCCCTCCACCCCGATCGAGCTGCGGTTCACCGACGCGCTGAGCCCGGACTGGGATGCCGTCATGCGCAGCATCATGGACCACCCGATGGAGAGCCTGACGTCGGTGTGGAACGCCCTGCCGGTGCTGACCAGCGACATCACGCTGCCGATCACCCTGGCGCTGGCCCAGACCGCCATGTCGGTGCTGATGCCGCAGATGTTCATCACGGCCATCGACGACGCGCTGTTCAACCCGAACACCAGCATCCTGGCGGGACTGCTCAACGCTCGTGACGACTTCGCGACGGTGATTTTGAGCGGTAACGACGACTGGCCGACCGAACTCAGTGCCCAGGCGGCCCAACAGTGGGCGAACATGTCCGACTTGATCGCCAACACCCCGAGCTTCAGCCTGGCGGATCTGTTCGGCTGATCCGGCGGGGCGTGCGAGTCTGTCGACTTGCTGTGGCTCTGAAATGTATTAGCTGGAGCTTCTTGACGGCCTAGCGGCGCCTGAGGATTGTCAGGACCATGGCTCTTCGGCGGCTGAGGATGGGGATGACGGGCGCGGCCAGCGCGTTTGTGGCGCTGGGGCTGGGGCAGCTGGCGTCTGCGCCCGACGCCCATGCCGACGACTTCGACATGCTCATCGACCAGGTCCTCAATTCGATGACGAGTTTCCTCGAGATGGGCTCGGTCAGCAGCGTGTTGGGGCCGCAGGTGGACACCGAACTCATCAGCTGGCTCGGCAGCCTCGATCCGATTGCCCCACTCAGCGCCGACACGCAATTGATGAGCCAGAACCTGCTGGTCAACCCCGGCTTCGAAACAGCCGATCCTTCCGGGTCGGGCTACAGCGGGGTGACCATCCCGGGCTGGACCGAGACCGGCACCCCGACGGTGATCGCCTACGGCACCCCGATGGGTTATCCGTCGCCGGTGTCGACTCCCATCCCCGCGTGGTCGAGCTTTCCGCAGACCGCGCCGCCGGGCGCCGGTGACAACTTCGCCGGCGGCGGACCGGTGGGCACCTCGAGCATCAGCCAGACCGTCGATGTCGCCGGTGCGGCGGGGACGCCGTACGCGCTGAGCGCGGATCTCGGCGGCCAGGGCTGGGACTCGTCCTCGGCTTCGGTGCAGGTCACCTTCTACGACGCCCACGGCGACGTGGTGGGCACCGGCCCGCTCGCGCCGGTCTCGGTATGGGATCGACTGGGCTTCACCGGGTTTGAGGACCGCTCTATCACCGGGACCGTCCCCGAAGGCGCCGTCTCCGCGCAGGTGACCACGACCTTCACCGACAGGGACTGGGTCCTGGGCAACTACAACGGCGCCTACGCCGACAACGAGTCGTTCACTGTCGGTGATCCCAGCCTTACCGCCGCCCCGCTGGTGGCACCCACGTCCGACGTCGGTCAACTGGACCACGTGTTCGTCATCTACATGGAGAACAAGGGAGCCGCCGACATCGTCGGCAGCCCCAACGCGCCGTACATGAACAGCCTGATCAACACCTACGGCTATGACGACAACTACTACGCGCTGGGCCACCCCAGCGACCCCAACTACTTCCGGATCCTGGGCGGATCGGACTTCGGCATCGACTACAACTCCGCCTTGAACTCCATCGACGCACCGAACCTCATGCAGGAAATGGATCAGGCGGGCATCTCGTGGGCCGGCTACGCGCAGAGCATGCCGAGCGCCGGTGACCTCGTGTCATCCGGTGACTACTCCGCCGACGAACTGCCGTTCGCCCAATTCGGTTACGTCTACGGCAACACCACCCCTGACTATCTGCCGGACCACCTGCTTCCGCTGACGCAGTTGTCCACCGACCTCGCTGACCCGAGCAAGTTCCCCGGATTCACCTGGATCGCCGCCAACGAGGACAACAACGGGGAAGGCCCGGTCGACACGCTCAGCGGTGTTCTCCAGTTCATCGCCACCCAACTCGGAGACCATCAGTACAACGTCGCGGCCGCCGACCAGTTCGTCCAGCAGGAGGTCTCCACCATCGAGAGCTCCAAGACGTGGACCGATCCGAACGAGAAGGACGCGATCATCATCGTCACGGACGAGGACAACAACAACCTCTCACTGGGCTTCGGCAACCAGGGCAATAACGTTCCGATGATCGTCATCCCGAGCGCGGGCGCGGTGACGTACGGGGGGATGCAATCCGGCAACTTCACCACCGACGCCTATTACAACGAGTACAGCCTGATGGCCACCATCGAAGACGCCTTGGGTCTGGCCCCGCTCACGGACAACGACATGTACGCCCAGGCCATGAACGCCTTCTGGAAGTAATGGTCGCCGGTCGCCATACCAAAAAACGGCTTGGTGCCTCAACCCCTCATCTAGGGAGTGTCAAGGATCAACCGAAGCCGCTGTCAAGCATCACCCGAAACACCGTCAAGCAACACCCGACACCGAAACGTCAAGCATCACCCGAAGTCATACAGTCAGGTCGTGCCCCTGTTGAGTGTCGGTTGATGGTTGACGGATCTGTGTCGGTTGATCTTTGACACTCTTGTGTTGTGGTTTAGGTCTGTGCGCTGGTGCGCAAGGCCCGTTTGTTTCGTACCGTGCCGGTGCTGGTGCGGGCGGCGGTTTTGACGAGTTGGTTTCCGATCCAGAACCGCAGCAGCTGGCCGTCGACATGGACATCGCAGCGGGCCCCGGCGTAGTGCCGACCGACGCTGACCTGCTGCCAGGACACGCACACCACCCCGTTGGTGGTCACCGTCCGCGACACCCAGTCATCCCCGGTGCGGTCATTGCCGGGGGCCGTCGCCGTCGCGCTGGGACTGACACCCCGCGCACTGGTGGTGAAGCGTTCGGCCGGGGTGGCCATCTTCAACGACTGATGCGGACGAACAGTGTTGTAGTGCTCCACCCATGCATCCAACGCCCGCTGGGCCGCCTTCAACGTGGGGAAAGGCGCTGCATTGCCCAGGAACTCAGCTCGCAAACTGCGGTGAAACCGCTCGATCTTGCCGGTGGTGGTCGGCGATCGTGGCGCCGTCAGCAGATGCTCGATGCCGCGTTCGCGGCAGATCGCGTCGAAGAGCACCTCCACCGGCGGATGGTTGAACCGCCCAGTGAAGACCTTGCCGTTGTCGGTCAAGATCTGCTCGGGAGCCCCGTAGGTCGCCAACGCATCACGCAGTCCCTCGCAGACCGCACCGGTACGTTCCCGGACCATCAACCGGGCGCAGACACACATCCGTGAGTGATCGTCGATCCCGGTCAGCGCTTTGGCGCTGGTGCCATCGGCCAGCGGGAAGCCACCCACGACATCCATCTGCCACAGCTCCATCGGCGCCCCGCGTTCCCAGCGTTTCCACTTACGCGAACGCCGATCCCGCAACGTCGGATCGATCAACCCGGCCCGCAGCAACGCCCGATACACCGCCGACGCCGACGGCAGCGGAGACACCTCACGTTTGGCCAGTTCGAACACCAGCCGCCGCGGCCCCCAAGTACGGGCGCGAGCGCCGCAACTCCAACACCACCGCCTCCACCGACGCCGGCATCTGATGCGGACACGACACCGGCCGATGCGACCGGTCAGCCAACCCCTCTAACCCCTCGGCCTCATAGCGGGCCAACCACGCATGCAACGTCTGCCGCGACACCCCGACCTTGCTGGCCACCTGGCATACCGACAAACCATCACTGATCACCGCCAACACGGCCTGATACCGCTGCTCGACCACGCTCAACTCCCTCATCTAGGGAGTGTCAAGGATCAACCGAAGCCGCTGTCAAGCATCACCCGAAACACCGTCAAGCAACACCCGACACCGAAACGTCAAGCATCACCCGAAGTCATACAGTCAGGTCGTGCCCCCGGCAGGATTCGAACCTGCGACACCGGCTTTAGGAGAGCCGTGCTCTATCCCCTGAGCTACGGGGGCGGGAACCTACCCATGTAGGCGCTGGAACCCATAGGGACAGCTCATGGTAGTCGGCGAGCTGGCGTTTGTAGGTACTGGGCTCGCGATATTCGCGCCTCCGGAGGTCACTCGCCGGTCGTGGTTTTGCTCCGCTCGTAGTGCCGGCGCGCCTTCATGCGGTTGCCGCAGATGGCCATCGAGCACCACCGTGCCGTGTTGGGCTTGCTGCGATCGATCAGGAACAGCTGGCATTCGGAGTTGGCGCAGGGGCGCAGCCGGCCGGGGCTGGAGATCCGTAAGCCGTCCCACGCGAGTATCACCCGCGCGACGGCTTGCGAGGTCTCGCGCGCGGACAGGGTCCAGGCGATGCCGTCGTCAGAGACGACGGGGGATAGCTCAACGCCGTTGAGGAATGGCTGCACGGCCTGCGGAGCCAGCTCGCCACGCACCACCGCCTGCAACGCGGCCCGGACGTCACGGAGTTCCTGAAGCTGCCCCCTGGTGAGAGCGATGCCGTGCGCATTCAGCCATGCCTGCGCGCTGGCCGGATCGTCGAGTTCATCGTGTGACACGCCATCGACGACCGGAGTGCTGTTGAGCAGGTCCAGGAGCAGGGCCTCATCGGCGGGCCCCGCCACAACAATCTCCATATAACCTCCAAAATCCTATTGACAGGTTACACCACGAGTGTTTGACTACTAACTATCAAAATCTATTTAGGGGGTTAGTGATGGTTACTTCTGTCCGGCACCAGTACGCCACCGTCGACGGGCGACGATTGTTCTACCGGGAGGCGGGAAGCGCCGGCGCGCCCGCGATCGTGCTGCTGCACGGCTTTCCGACCAGCTCCTACATGTTCCGGGACCTCATCACCCGCTTGGCGGACGACTACTACGTGATCGCTCCCGATCACCTTGGCTTCGGCTACTCGGACATGCCGCTGGTCACCGAGTTCGACTACACCTTCGACAATCTCGCCGCACTCACCCAGGGGCTGCTGGATCACCTCGGGCTCCAGCGTTACGCGATCTACGTCCAGGACTACGGGGCGCCGATCGGTTGGCGGCTGGCGCTGAACCGGCCCGAATCCATCAGCGCGATCATCACGCAGAGCGGCAACGGCTACGACGAGGGCTTCGTCGAGACCTTCTGGAAGACCGTCTGGGACTACCAACGTGAGCAGACGGCGGCGACGGAGGCGGCCATCCGCACGGCGCTGGATGTCGAGTCGATCAAATGGCAGTACCTGACCGGCGTGCCGGACGAGTCGCTGGTCAGCCCGGATACCTGGACCCTGGACGCCGCGCTACTGACTCGCCCGGGCAATGACGAGATTCAGCTCAAGTTGTTCCGGGACTACGCCACCAATTCGCCGATGTATCCCGCTCTGCACGACTACCTGCGCACCAGCGGAGTTCCGGTGCTGGCCGTTTGGGGACAAGGGGACCCGATCTTTGGGCCGGCGGGCGCCCGGGCGTTCGACAGGGACGCGCGCAATGCCGAAATCCATCTGCTCGATGGCGGTCACTTCTTACTGGAGACCGCCGCCGACGAAGTCGCCGAACTGATCAAGAACTTCCTGCGTCGCACCGGACAGTGACAGCTGTCCTCGAAAAATCCAACACACCAACAATATTCACTAGGAGATGACACCAATGGACACAACGCAGACATCGGGTGTTCCGACCGCGCCCGCAGTGGTGCGCGAAGTGCCAGGCGGCCCGGCCATGCGGGCCATCATTCTCGACGGATTCGGTGGCCTGGACGCGTTGACCTACACCGACATCCCCAAGCCGCTGCCGAAGCATGGTGAGGTCGTGATCAGGGTCAAGGGATTCGGCATCAATCACGCCGAAATGCACATGCGTCGAGGCGAGTGGGCCGAGGCCGCCGAAGTCAGTGGTATCGAATGCGTCGGCATTGTCGATGCCTGCCCCGGCGGCGAATTCCCGGTCGGCGCCAAAGTCGCTGCGCTGATGGGCGGGCTCGGCCGCACCATCAACGGCAGCTACGCCCAATTCACCCGGGTGCGCGCCGCGAACGTGGCGCTGATCGAGACGGATCTGCCGTGGGATCAGCTGGCCGCGCTGCCGGAAACCTACGCCACCGCATGGACCTGTCTGTTTCGCAACCTCGACCTGACCGCCGGGCAGACCATCGTGATCCGCGGGGCGACATCGTCTTTCGGGCAGGCTGCCGTGAAGCTGGCGGTGGAGGCCGGTGCGCGGGTGATCGCCACCACCCGCAACCGGGAACGGTTCGGCTTGCTGACCTCGCTCGGTGTCGAACGTGCCGAGCTGGAGATTCCCGATCTGAGTGCGCACCTTGCCGAGGCCAAGCGCGTCGACGCCGTCCTCGATCTGGTGGGCAACAGCACGATCCTCGACTCTCTGAACATCCTGCGCCGGGGCGGTACGGCGTGTTTGGCCGGCTGGCTCGGCGGACTGGATCCGATCGCTGACTTCAACCCATTGCTGCAGATGCCCAGCGGTGTCAACCTCAGCTTCTTCGGCAGCTTCGTGTTCGGCACTCCCGGCTTTGCGCTGGCGGATGTTCCGCTGCAGGACATCGCCGACAAGGTCCGTGCGGGGCGCCTGCAAGCCGCGCCCTCGCATGTCTTCGCTTTTGATCAGATCCGTGAAGCGCATCGCGTCATGGAAGCCGGGGAGGCCGGAGGCAAAATGGTGGTATTGGTCGACTGACATCCAGGCAAGTAGAAGGATGCACTCATGAAGATCGCGGTTGCCGGCGGTACCGGCAAGACCGGACGCAAAGTAGTCGAGCATCTCCACAGCCAGGGCCACCACCCAGTGATCCTCGCCCGCGCCCACGGGGTCGACCTGATCCAGAACACCGGAATCGATGCCGCGCTCGACGGCGTCGAGGCCGTCATCGACGTCTCCGACTTCGCGACCATGAACGCCAAGAAGGCACAGGCCTCCTTCGGCGCAGCCACCACCAATCTGCTGGCCGCCGCGCAGCGCAACGGAGTTCGCCACCACGTCACGCTGTCGATCATCGGCATTGACCGAGCAACCAGCGGCTACTACCAAGGCAAACTGCGGCAAGAGGAAGTGGTGAAGGCCGGCGCCGTCCCGTGGACGATTCTGCGGGCAGCCCAGTTTCACGAATTCGCCGACCAAGTCCTGGCGCAGGTGCCCGGGCCGATCGCCCTGGTGCCGAAAATGCAGTCGCAACCGATCGCGGTCAGCGAAGTCGCCGCTCACCTGTGCGGCCTGGTCACCGGCGAACCCCAGCAGATGGCACCCGAACTCGCCGGCCCCCGCGTGGAATCGGTCGTCGACATGGTTCGGCAGCTGATCCGGCGGCGCGGGCAGCACCGGCCGGTCATCGGACTGCGGATTCCCGGTGCGGCTGGGAAGGGCATGGCAAACGGCGCGCTGCTGCCGACCCAGCCCGGGCCCCGCGGCCACCAAACCTATGCCGAGTGGCTGGCCGCGCTCACACAGGACAACAGGTAAGGAAACCGGATGTCACAAACGCGCCCGCCGCGTCGTCAACCGAGCATGAATCCCAACGTGCATCGCGTATGCCTCATCTTGTTGACCATCGTCGGCATCAGCCTCGGAGCGTGGGCATACTTCGCTCCGCTGAACTGGTACAGCACATTCCCCGGCATGGGCATGCACTGGTTGCCGGTGCTCGGCCCGTACAACGAGCATTTCGTGAAAGACGTCGGCTCCTTGTTCTCCGGGCTCGCGGTGCTCAGCGCCCTGGCGCTGTACTACCTGGGCAACCGGCCCGTCGTCGTGATCACGGGGGTCAGCTGGTCGGTCTTCAATGTGCTGCACCTGATCTACCACGTCGGCATGCTGCACATGTACGGCCCGCGTGATGCGGTACTGAACGTCGTCAGCCTCAGCCTGCTGCTGGTGTTGTCGCTGACCCTGCTCATCCCCGCACGCAGCCGCGCCACCGAGGATCACGCATGACATACGACTACGACGTTGTGGTGATCGGTTCGGGATTCGGCGGCAGCGTCGCGGCGCTGCGGCTGACCGAGAAGGGTTATCGCGTCGGTGTGTTGGACATGGGCCGCCGCTGGGCCCCCGCCGATTTCCCGCCCAACAACTGGCACGTACGCAAGGCGATGTGGGCACCGAAACTGGGCTGCTTCGGTCCGCAACGGCTGACCGTGCTGGGTAAGACGTTCATCGCCAGCGCCGTTGGGGTCGGCGGCGGGTCGTTGATCTACGGCAACACCCTCTACGAGCCTTTGGAACGGTTCTTTCATGACCCGCAGTGGGCGCACATCACCGACTGGAAGTCCGAGCTGGCGCCGTATTACGAACAGGCCCGCCGGATGCTCGGGGTGACGCCTACCCCGCACACCACCCCGGCCGATGAGGTGCTGCTGGCCGTGGCCCGCGACCTGGGGGTCGAGCACACCTACCACCCGACCAACGTCGGAGTCTTCTTCGGCGACGAACCCGGCAAAACCGTTGCGGACCCGTTCTTCGGCGGGGCAGGGCCGGACCGCGCCGGCTGCATCGGTTGCGCGCAGTGCTTCACCGGTTGCCCGCACAACGCGAAGAACACCACCGAGACCAATTACCTGTATCTGGCCGAGCGCGCCGGCGCCCAGATCCACCCGATGACGATGGTCACCGATGTGCGCCCCGACGGCGACGGGGGCTATGTGGTCAGCACGGTGCGCACCGGCCGGTGGGTGCGCAAGCGCAAACGGGACTTCACCGCCGGCCAGGTAGTGTTCGCCGCGGCCTCGCTGGGCACCCAGCGGCTGCTGCACCAGCTGCGCGACACCGGATCATTGCCGCATCTCTCGCCGCGCCTGGGCGAGCTGACTCGCACCAATTCCGAAGAGGTGCCGGTGGTGTTCACGCCCGATCGTGACGACTTCGCCCAAGGCGTGGCGATCACCTCGTCGATCCACCCGGAGGCCAACACCCACGTCGAGGTATGCCGCTACGGCAAGGGGTCCAACCTGTTGTCGATGATGGGCACCCATCTGATTGACGGCGGACCGTGGCGATTTGCCCGGCTGATGCTGACCATTGCACGCCACCCGGCGATGATGTTGCACAGCATGTTCCCCCGCAACGCCTCATCGCACTCGATCATCGTGCTGGTGATGCAATCGCTGGACAACTCGCTGACCACCTACCGCAAGCGCGGCCTGTTCGGCACCCGGATGACGGCGAAACAGGGTGTGGGTGAACCCAATCCGGATTGGATCCCGACCGCCCACGATGTGGCTCGCCGAATGGCCGAAAAGGTCGGCGGAATAGCGGGCGGCACCTACCTCGATGCGCTCAACATCCCGTTGACCGCGCACTTCATCGGCGGTTGCCCGATCGGTGAATCCGCGGATACCGGGGTCATCGACCCCTATCAGCGCGCCTACGGACATCCGGGCGTGCACGTGGTCGACGGGTCGGCGATCACCGCCAACCTGGGCGTGAACCCGTCGTTCACCATCACCGCGCAAGCCGAGCGGGCGATGGCGTTGTGGCCCAACAACGGTGAGCCTGATTCCCGCCCGCCGCTGGGCCAGCCGTATCGGCGCATCGCGCCGGTGGCCCCGCGCCATCCGACCGTTCCCGAAGGGGCGCCGGGCGCGTTGCGGTTGCCGCTGTCGCCGGCCTGAGGGCTCGGGCTTCGCAGAATGCCGGTCCTGCTGTGGTATCGCCGCGATCTGCGGGTGGGTGATCTGCCGGCCCTGTCGGCTGCGATCGCCGACGACCCCGAGGTGCTGTGTTGTTTTGTGCTGGACCCGCGGCTGGAGACCTCGTCGGGGCAGCGCCGACTACAGTTCCTCGGTGACTGTCTGAGGCATCTGCGCGACGACCTCGACGGCCGGCTGTTGATCACCCGCGGGCTCCCGCAGCAGCGGATCCCACAGCTCGCCGCCGAGATCTCGGCGACGGCCGTGCACGTCTCGGACGATTTCGCACCGTTCGGGCGCCGTCGTGACCAGCGGGTCCGAGCCGCGCTCAGCCAGATCCCGCTGG
The window above is part of the Mycolicibacter sp. MU0102 genome. Proteins encoded here:
- a CDS encoding alpha/beta fold hydrolase, which translates into the protein MVTSVRHQYATVDGRRLFYREAGSAGAPAIVLLHGFPTSSYMFRDLITRLADDYYVIAPDHLGFGYSDMPLVTEFDYTFDNLAALTQGLLDHLGLQRYAIYVQDYGAPIGWRLALNRPESISAIITQSGNGYDEGFVETFWKTVWDYQREQTAATEAAIRTALDVESIKWQYLTGVPDESLVSPDTWTLDAALLTRPGNDEIQLKLFRDYATNSPMYPALHDYLRTSGVPVLAVWGQGDPIFGPAGARAFDRDARNAEIHLLDGGHFLLETAADEVAELIKNFLRRTGQ
- a CDS encoding GMC oxidoreductase, producing MTYDYDVVVIGSGFGGSVAALRLTEKGYRVGVLDMGRRWAPADFPPNNWHVRKAMWAPKLGCFGPQRLTVLGKTFIASAVGVGGGSLIYGNTLYEPLERFFHDPQWAHITDWKSELAPYYEQARRMLGVTPTPHTTPADEVLLAVARDLGVEHTYHPTNVGVFFGDEPGKTVADPFFGGAGPDRAGCIGCAQCFTGCPHNAKNTTETNYLYLAERAGAQIHPMTMVTDVRPDGDGGYVVSTVRTGRWVRKRKRDFTAGQVVFAAASLGTQRLLHQLRDTGSLPHLSPRLGELTRTNSEEVPVVFTPDRDDFAQGVAITSSIHPEANTHVEVCRYGKGSNLLSMMGTHLIDGGPWRFARLMLTIARHPAMMLHSMFPRNASSHSIIVLVMQSLDNSLTTYRKRGLFGTRMTAKQGVGEPNPDWIPTAHDVARRMAEKVGGIAGGTYLDALNIPLTAHFIGGCPIGESADTGVIDPYQRAYGHPGVHVVDGSAITANLGVNPSFTITAQAERAMALWPNNGEPDSRPPLGQPYRRIAPVAPRHPTVPEGAPGALRLPLSPA
- a CDS encoding CGNR zinc finger domain-containing protein, encoding MEIVVAGPADEALLLDLLNSTPVVDGVSHDELDDPASAQAWLNAHGIALTRGQLQELRDVRAALQAVVRGELAPQAVQPFLNGVELSPVVSDDGIAWTLSARETSQAVARVILAWDGLRISSPGRLRPCANSECQLFLIDRSKPNTARWCSMAICGNRMKARRHYERSKTTTGE
- a CDS encoding zinc-binding alcohol dehydrogenase family protein — translated: MDTTQTSGVPTAPAVVREVPGGPAMRAIILDGFGGLDALTYTDIPKPLPKHGEVVIRVKGFGINHAEMHMRRGEWAEAAEVSGIECVGIVDACPGGEFPVGAKVAALMGGLGRTINGSYAQFTRVRAANVALIETDLPWDQLAALPETYATAWTCLFRNLDLTAGQTIVIRGATSSFGQAAVKLAVEAGARVIATTRNRERFGLLTSLGVERAELEIPDLSAHLAEAKRVDAVLDLVGNSTILDSLNILRRGGTACLAGWLGGLDPIADFNPLLQMPSGVNLSFFGSFVFGTPGFALADVPLQDIADKVRAGRLQAAPSHVFAFDQIREAHRVMEAGEAGGKMVVLVD
- a CDS encoding alkaline phosphatase family protein, which encodes MTGAASAFVALGLGQLASAPDAHADDFDMLIDQVLNSMTSFLEMGSVSSVLGPQVDTELISWLGSLDPIAPLSADTQLMSQNLLVNPGFETADPSGSGYSGVTIPGWTETGTPTVIAYGTPMGYPSPVSTPIPAWSSFPQTAPPGAGDNFAGGGPVGTSSISQTVDVAGAAGTPYALSADLGGQGWDSSSASVQVTFYDAHGDVVGTGPLAPVSVWDRLGFTGFEDRSITGTVPEGAVSAQVTTTFTDRDWVLGNYNGAYADNESFTVGDPSLTAAPLVAPTSDVGQLDHVFVIYMENKGAADIVGSPNAPYMNSLINTYGYDDNYYALGHPSDPNYFRILGGSDFGIDYNSALNSIDAPNLMQEMDQAGISWAGYAQSMPSAGDLVSSGDYSADELPFAQFGYVYGNTTPDYLPDHLLPLTQLSTDLADPSKFPGFTWIAANEDNNGEGPVDTLSGVLQFIATQLGDHQYNVAAADQFVQQEVSTIESSKTWTDPNEKDAIIIVTDEDNNNLSLGFGNQGNNVPMIVIPSAGAVTYGGMQSGNFTTDAYYNEYSLMATIEDALGLAPLTDNDMYAQAMNAFWK
- a CDS encoding SDR family oxidoreductase, with product MKIAVAGGTGKTGRKVVEHLHSQGHHPVILARAHGVDLIQNTGIDAALDGVEAVIDVSDFATMNAKKAQASFGAATTNLLAAAQRNGVRHHVTLSIIGIDRATSGYYQGKLRQEEVVKAGAVPWTILRAAQFHEFADQVLAQVPGPIALVPKMQSQPIAVSEVAAHLCGLVTGEPQQMAPELAGPRVESVVDMVRQLIRRRGQHRPVIGLRIPGAAGKGMANGALLPTQPGPRGHQTYAEWLAALTQDNR
- a CDS encoding DUF1214 domain-containing protein, producing the protein MSPDNFVRAVTDQELTNIVNENGFGRFFHMRDVTPVDRQLVVRSNRDTLYSAAVFDLQASPVTLTLPDPGQRYMSAQVINQDEYVTDMFYGGGEHTLDQQHAGTRYVAVAIRILADPNDPADLAAAHRLQDAITAQQDDTGSFDVPRWDPVSQKKVTDALLELAQTIPDTRGMFGTEADTDPVRHLIGAAAAWGGNSEKEALYLNITPARNDGNTVYRLTVKDVPVKAFWSVTVYNKNGYFTENPQQAYSVNNITADKAADGSVTVQFGGCSDDNTANCLPTTPGWNYMVRLYQPDKEILSGKWVFPAAQPEESASGETRSPAPPPSPAPAPSRPAR